One window of the Pseudomonas knackmussii B13 genome contains the following:
- a CDS encoding cytochrome b: MKVSVGAYNPILRLLHAAMAILVIGMLFIGVAMVASLASYQPQLVNWHKQVGLALLLLVVIRLLVRRVTAKPSLPSTVGGWQRRMASLMHLALYALLLVQPLVGWAMQSAADYPLRFAGRLMPALVRQDADLYGLLHAVHAWLGLALFALILLHGAAALVHGLIHRDGVFSSMWRLR; encoded by the coding sequence ATGAAAGTGTCTGTCGGTGCCTACAACCCGATCCTGCGGCTGCTGCATGCGGCGATGGCCATCCTGGTGATCGGGATGCTTTTCATCGGCGTAGCCATGGTGGCGAGTCTCGCCAGCTACCAACCGCAGCTGGTCAATTGGCACAAGCAGGTTGGCTTGGCGCTCCTGCTGCTCGTCGTCATTCGACTGTTGGTGCGTCGGGTGACGGCCAAGCCTTCGCTTCCCTCCACAGTGGGGGGCTGGCAACGTCGCATGGCGAGCCTGATGCACCTGGCACTGTATGCCCTGTTGCTGGTGCAGCCCCTGGTCGGCTGGGCCATGCAGTCGGCCGCGGACTACCCGTTGCGCTTCGCCGGCCGGCTGATGCCCGCCCTCGTTCGCCAGGACGCCGACCTCTACGGCCTGCTGCACGCCGTGCATGCCTGGCTCGGGCTGGCGCTGTTCGCCCTGATACTGCTGCATGGCGCGGCGGCGCTGGTTCATGGGCTCATCCACCGCGATGGCGTGTTCTCGAGCATGTGGCGCCTGCGTTGA
- a CDS encoding sensor domain-containing diguanylate cyclase yields MSEVVDFESAVREALVFLKQAFGFDQWFVTRLDDGECIVMQGLEDQAMQPGHTLCWSDTLCSRMVAGSAPRIVPDLAEHPGCVDAAFIRDSATRAYMGFPLYKGDGELYGTLCGIAAQPQPEPSALQVQLFELLGKLLNALLQMELRAETQTRRAERFAAQALQDAMTGLFNRAGWEQLMAKEEQRCHRHGRSCVVIVIDLDELKQINDSKGHNAGDRLIRQTAKALTQATRSEDVVARLGGDEFGIIGVNCDLDGGRELLKRVLASLAEHGIAASVGMSSRPAKGDIRSAFVEADLKMYEQKRLKSSRSLQG; encoded by the coding sequence ATGAGCGAGGTCGTCGATTTCGAATCGGCCGTACGCGAGGCGCTGGTGTTCCTCAAGCAGGCCTTTGGCTTCGACCAGTGGTTCGTCACCCGGCTCGATGATGGCGAATGCATCGTCATGCAGGGGCTCGAGGACCAGGCCATGCAGCCCGGCCACACGCTGTGCTGGAGCGATACGCTGTGTTCGAGGATGGTGGCGGGTTCGGCTCCGCGGATCGTCCCGGACCTGGCGGAGCATCCGGGGTGCGTGGACGCGGCGTTCATCCGCGACAGCGCCACCCGCGCCTACATGGGTTTCCCGCTCTACAAGGGTGACGGCGAGCTCTACGGAACCCTCTGCGGCATCGCCGCGCAGCCGCAACCGGAACCGTCCGCGCTGCAGGTCCAGCTGTTCGAACTGCTGGGCAAGCTGCTCAACGCCCTGCTGCAGATGGAGCTCCGCGCCGAGACCCAGACCCGCCGCGCCGAGCGATTCGCCGCCCAGGCGCTGCAGGACGCGATGACCGGTCTGTTCAACCGGGCCGGCTGGGAGCAACTGATGGCGAAGGAAGAACAGCGCTGTCATCGCCACGGCAGATCGTGCGTGGTGATCGTGATCGACCTGGACGAGCTCAAGCAGATCAATGACAGCAAGGGCCACAACGCCGGCGACCGGCTCATTCGCCAGACGGCCAAAGCCCTGACCCAGGCTACCCGCAGCGAAGACGTGGTGGCGCGGCTGGGTGGCGACGAGTTCGGAATCATCGGTGTCAATTGCGATCTCGACGGCGGCCGCGAATTGCTCAAGCGCGTGCTGGCGAGCCTGGCCGAGCACGGCATCGCCGCTTCGGTCGGCATGTCGTCACGACCGGCGAAGGGCGACATACGAAGTGCCTTCGTAGAGGCGGACCTGAAGATGTACGAGCAGAAACGCCTCAAATCATCCAGGAGCCTTCAGGGCTGA
- a CDS encoding formate dehydrogenase beta subunit, with amino-acid sequence MLKLFAPRDSVARAVGAENVAAALVREAERRQIPLDLQRTSSRGLYWLEPLVELETANGRLGFGPLTEADVPALLDAMAGDPASHPLALGPVEEIPYLKSQQRLLFARAGITRPLSLDDYRAHGGFEGLARAVGMDGAEVVAAVLDSGLRGRGGAAFPAGIKWRTVRDAKAAQKYVVCNADEGDSGTFADRMLMEGDPFLLIEGMAIAGLAVGASMGYIYVRSEYPDSVTTLNQALEIAREAGYLGEDVAGSGRAFDLEVRVGAGAYICGEETALLDSLEGKRGVVRAKPPLPALEGLFGLPTLVHNVLTLASVPIILAKGSQFYRDFGMGRSLGTMPFQLAGNIRHGGLVERAFGLTLRELVEGYGGGTASGRPLKAAQVGGPLGAWVPPSQFDTPLDYEAFAAMGAMLGHGGVVVADDTLDMARMARFALQFCAEESCGKCTPCRIGSTRGVEVVDRLIAATDITAREEQAELLLDLCDTMQYGSLCALGGMTSYPVTSALKHFPADFGLATKEADQ; translated from the coding sequence ATGCTGAAGCTCTTCGCCCCCCGTGACTCGGTGGCCCGCGCCGTGGGCGCCGAGAACGTCGCCGCCGCGCTGGTCCGCGAGGCCGAGCGGCGCCAGATTCCGCTGGATCTGCAGCGCACCAGTTCCCGCGGTCTTTATTGGCTGGAGCCGCTGGTGGAGCTGGAAACCGCCAATGGCCGGCTGGGCTTCGGTCCGCTCACGGAAGCCGACGTCCCTGCCCTGCTCGACGCCATGGCCGGCGATCCTGCCAGCCATCCGCTCGCCCTCGGGCCGGTAGAAGAGATTCCTTATCTGAAGTCCCAGCAACGCCTGCTGTTCGCCCGTGCTGGCATCACCCGGCCGCTGTCGCTGGACGACTATCGCGCCCATGGCGGCTTCGAGGGCCTGGCCCGCGCGGTCGGCATGGACGGTGCCGAGGTGGTCGCCGCCGTGCTCGATTCCGGCCTGCGCGGCCGCGGGGGTGCCGCCTTCCCCGCCGGCATCAAGTGGCGCACCGTGCGCGACGCCAAGGCCGCGCAGAAGTACGTGGTGTGCAACGCCGACGAGGGCGACTCCGGCACCTTCGCCGACCGCATGCTGATGGAAGGCGACCCCTTCCTGCTGATCGAGGGTATGGCCATCGCCGGCCTCGCCGTTGGCGCCAGCATGGGCTATATCTACGTGCGCTCCGAATACCCGGATTCCGTCACCACCCTCAACCAGGCCCTGGAGATCGCCCGCGAAGCCGGCTACCTCGGCGAGGATGTGGCGGGCAGCGGCCGAGCCTTCGACCTGGAAGTACGGGTCGGCGCCGGCGCCTATATCTGCGGCGAGGAAACCGCTCTGCTGGACTCCCTGGAAGGCAAGCGCGGCGTGGTTCGCGCCAAGCCGCCGCTGCCAGCGCTGGAGGGCCTGTTCGGGCTGCCGACGCTGGTGCACAACGTACTCACCCTGGCCTCGGTGCCGATCATTCTCGCCAAGGGTTCGCAGTTCTACCGCGACTTCGGCATGGGCCGCTCGCTGGGCACCATGCCCTTCCAGCTGGCCGGCAACATCCGCCACGGCGGGCTGGTGGAACGCGCCTTCGGCCTGACCCTGCGCGAGCTGGTGGAAGGCTACGGCGGCGGCACCGCCAGCGGTCGCCCGCTGAAGGCCGCGCAAGTCGGCGGCCCGCTCGGCGCCTGGGTGCCGCCCTCGCAATTCGACACACCGCTGGACTACGAGGCCTTTGCCGCCATGGGCGCCATGCTCGGCCACGGCGGTGTGGTGGTCGCCGACGACACCCTCGACATGGCGCGCATGGCCCGCTTCGCCCTGCAGTTCTGCGCCGAGGAATCCTGCGGTAAATGCACGCCCTGCCGGATCGGCTCGACCCGTGGCGTTGAGGTGGTGGATCGGCTGATCGCCGCCACCGACATCACCGCCCGCGAGGAGCAGGCCGAGCTGCTGCTGGACCTCTGCGACACCATGCAATACGGCTCGCTCTGCGCGCTGGGCGGGATGACCTCGTACCCGGTGACCAGCGCCCTCAAGCATTTCCCCGCCGACTTCGGCCTGGCGACCAAGGAGGCCGACCAATGA
- a CDS encoding formate dehydrogenase subunit delta has product MSVDNLIKMANQIGLYFATEPDRKVAVQGVRQHLQSFWTPAMRRELKAWLDEHPGTDLHPLVQAALTEATEKA; this is encoded by the coding sequence ATGAGCGTCGACAACCTGATCAAGATGGCCAACCAGATCGGCCTGTACTTCGCCACCGAGCCGGACCGGAAGGTGGCGGTACAGGGCGTGCGCCAGCACCTGCAGAGCTTCTGGACACCGGCCATGCGCCGCGAGCTGAAGGCCTGGCTCGATGAACACCCCGGCACCGATCTGCATCCGCTGGTGCAGGCAGCGCTGACGGAGGCTACGGAGAAGGCCTAG
- a CDS encoding catalase family peroxidase: MQQNRPLTHGQHLFRTVAIAAGIAGCAATFAWAAGWLGTDRLTTARLIGRMEQNAGVHPGYRRAHPRGICFKGHIEGTGALASLSRAGLLGAGRVEVLGRFSVGAGNPHAGDTSVPVRSMALLLRQADGQQWRMAMNNPPVLAVRTPEDFYQQLGAMRPDPATGKPDPRKLQAFFEAHPESAEFRAWASSYRPSDSFASTGFNSINAFVLVDAQGRRQPVRWSMVPELAATPLTQQQPAADLLQRDLLERLAAGPLRWQWRFTLADASDPVDDPTHAWPETRPRVDAGTLVVEQARAQLEGDCYGFNFDPLVLPDGVEPSGDAILRARSAAYAESYRRRTAEGKPTESAEGAQQ, from the coding sequence ATGCAACAGAATCGACCGCTGACCCATGGACAGCACCTCTTCCGAACCGTCGCCATCGCCGCCGGCATTGCCGGCTGTGCCGCCACCTTCGCCTGGGCGGCCGGCTGGCTCGGTACGGACAGGCTGACCACCGCCCGACTGATAGGGCGCATGGAACAGAACGCCGGGGTACATCCCGGTTATCGACGCGCCCATCCCCGCGGCATCTGCTTCAAGGGGCATATCGAGGGCACCGGAGCCCTGGCTTCCCTGTCCCGTGCGGGATTGCTCGGCGCCGGCCGTGTCGAGGTCCTGGGGCGGTTCTCGGTCGGGGCCGGCAATCCCCACGCGGGCGATACCAGCGTCCCCGTGCGCAGCATGGCGCTGCTCTTGCGACAAGCCGATGGCCAGCAGTGGCGCATGGCGATGAACAATCCCCCGGTGCTGGCGGTCCGCACGCCGGAGGATTTCTACCAGCAACTGGGCGCCATGCGCCCCGATCCGGCCACAGGCAAGCCGGACCCACGGAAGCTGCAGGCGTTCTTCGAGGCACACCCGGAAAGCGCCGAGTTCCGCGCCTGGGCGTCGTCGTATCGGCCCAGCGACAGTTTCGCCAGCACCGGCTTCAACAGCATCAATGCCTTCGTGCTCGTGGATGCGCAGGGCCGCCGTCAGCCGGTGCGCTGGTCGATGGTGCCGGAGCTGGCCGCCACGCCGCTGACCCAGCAACAGCCTGCGGCCGACCTGCTTCAGCGTGACCTGCTGGAACGCCTGGCTGCCGGGCCACTGCGCTGGCAATGGCGGTTCACGCTCGCCGACGCCAGCGATCCGGTGGACGACCCTACACATGCGTGGCCGGAGACTCGCCCCCGGGTCGATGCCGGGACACTGGTTGTGGAGCAGGCACGTGCCCAACTGGAAGGCGATTGCTACGGCTTCAACTTCGATCCGCTGGTACTTCCCGATGGCGTGGAGCCCAGTGGCGACGCGATTCTGCGAGCTCGATCCGCGGCCTACGCGGAGTCTTATCGACGGCGCACCGCCGAGGGAAAACCCACTGAATCCGCCGAGGGGGCGCAGCAATGA
- a CDS encoding diguanylate cyclase domain-containing protein yields the protein MHLLRLSPSLQRVLLLPYIALVLGLSLVIGVFSYRSGSQSVEEVARHLLTETVQRIGISVQQQLGTAALVLGAAMPEGVPLPADLRGEQRSLIERFWTAASLNRDLNNYVYYGSRDGLAFGLLRRAAGEAELRIKWDSADHRRLYRLADPRAAPVANGVEPTLFDPRLRPWYVQAAQARGDTWTPVYIDFGTHDLVLTRARGLRSADGSLQGVVATDVSLHQLNNLVHSLDISPHGLAFIVEPDGKLVASSKGANLIVDRHIGPQRFNAKDDPDPLVRETYKQLVRRLNAGDSALPGGTFHFDSAMGQAMHVAYSWVRDDAGLAWLTVVAVPSSDFMGDLGRNVLHTVLVALLAVVVAILLGVYIGTWILADIARLSSAAKRIGRGQFDVPLHIGRRDEIGQLAAALENMQAELGTDRLTGLSNRTALEGHLQRVILSPPAAVEFALLFIDLNGFKAINDTYGHEVGDLVLVEVAGRLRDTVRSSDLVARLGGDEFVIVLWRTGNAAQVAQVRDKLERHLGAPLATLREHVGERQVRVGAAVGVAIYPQDGDSIEGLLKHADKGMYRDKQRHKAYAQESS from the coding sequence ATGCATCTGCTGCGCCTGTCTCCCTCGTTGCAACGGGTCCTGTTGCTGCCCTACATCGCCTTGGTGCTGGGGCTTTCACTGGTGATCGGGGTGTTTTCCTACCGCTCGGGCAGCCAGAGCGTGGAGGAGGTCGCCCGGCACCTGCTCACGGAAACGGTGCAGCGCATCGGCATCAGCGTGCAGCAGCAGTTGGGCACTGCGGCTCTGGTGCTGGGTGCGGCAATGCCCGAGGGCGTGCCGCTGCCGGCCGACCTTCGCGGCGAGCAGCGGTCGCTGATCGAGCGCTTCTGGACGGCCGCTTCGCTGAACCGGGATCTCAACAACTACGTGTACTACGGCAGCCGCGACGGCCTGGCCTTCGGCCTGCTGCGCCGTGCCGCCGGCGAGGCCGAGTTGCGCATCAAGTGGGATTCCGCGGACCACCGAAGGCTCTATCGGCTGGCTGACCCGCGCGCTGCGCCGGTGGCGAACGGCGTCGAGCCGACGCTGTTCGACCCTCGCCTCAGGCCCTGGTACGTGCAGGCCGCGCAGGCCCGTGGCGATACCTGGACGCCGGTGTACATCGATTTCGGCACCCACGACCTGGTGCTCACCCGCGCGCGGGGCCTGCGTTCGGCCGATGGCAGTCTGCAAGGGGTGGTGGCCACCGACGTTTCCCTGCACCAGCTCAACAACCTGGTCCACAGCCTGGACATCAGCCCGCATGGCCTGGCCTTCATCGTCGAGCCGGACGGCAAGCTGGTCGCATCGTCGAAGGGCGCCAACCTGATCGTCGACCGCCATATCGGCCCGCAGCGGTTCAACGCCAAGGACGACCCCGACCCGCTGGTGCGCGAGACCTACAAGCAACTGGTCCGCCGGCTCAACGCCGGCGACAGCGCCTTGCCGGGCGGCACTTTCCATTTCGACAGCGCCATGGGCCAGGCCATGCACGTCGCCTACAGCTGGGTTCGCGACGACGCCGGCCTCGCCTGGCTGACGGTGGTGGCGGTGCCGAGCAGCGACTTCATGGGCGACCTGGGTCGGAACGTGCTGCACACGGTGCTGGTGGCGCTGTTGGCGGTGGTGGTGGCAATTCTGCTTGGCGTGTACATCGGCACCTGGATTCTTGCGGACATCGCCCGCCTGTCCAGCGCCGCCAAGCGCATCGGCCGGGGCCAGTTCGACGTCCCGCTGCACATCGGCCGGCGCGACGAGATCGGCCAGTTGGCCGCGGCGCTGGAGAACATGCAGGCCGAGCTGGGCACCGACCGGCTCACCGGGCTGAGCAACCGCACGGCGCTGGAGGGGCATTTGCAGCGAGTCATTCTCAGCCCGCCGGCGGCGGTCGAGTTCGCCCTGCTGTTCATCGATCTCAACGGCTTCAAGGCGATCAACGACACATACGGCCACGAGGTCGGCGACCTGGTGCTGGTCGAAGTGGCCGGGCGCCTGCGCGACACGGTGCGCAGCAGCGACCTGGTGGCGCGGCTGGGCGGCGACGAGTTCGTCATCGTGCTCTGGCGCACCGGCAATGCGGCGCAGGTGGCGCAGGTCCGCGACAAGCTGGAGCGGCACCTGGGCGCACCGCTGGCGACCCTGCGCGAGCATGTCGGCGAGCGGCAGGTCAGGGTGGGCGCCGCCGTGGGCGTGGCGATTTACCCGCAGGATGGCGACAGCATCGAGGGTCTGCTCAAGCATGCCGACAAGGGCATGTACCGCGACAAGCAACGGCACAAGGCGTACGCGCAAGAGTCTTCCTGA
- a CDS encoding EAL domain-containing protein, translated as MIPTDPVLVTDRPIGCRNCRDGRKLSFEFSMAFQPIVDARTKRVFAYESLVRGTDGSGAAGILGMVSEDNRYAFDQACRVKAVELAARLAVPCYLSINFLPNAVYQAATCIRATLEAAKRFDFPTRRIIFEITENEQLVEKQHLKDILLEYKRQGFQTAIDDFGAGYSGLGLLAEFQPDIIKLDMHLIRNIHQDKARTAITEGILDICKALGIQVVAEGVETAGEFAKLRSLGVDLFQGYLFARPRFEALPAVAWPDDANVLEREA; from the coding sequence ATGATTCCAACCGACCCTGTCCTCGTAACGGATCGCCCGATCGGCTGCCGCAACTGCAGAGACGGTCGGAAGCTGTCGTTCGAATTCAGCATGGCGTTCCAGCCCATCGTCGATGCGAGAACCAAGCGCGTCTTCGCTTACGAATCACTGGTTCGTGGAACCGATGGAAGCGGCGCGGCCGGGATTCTCGGGATGGTCTCGGAAGACAACCGCTATGCCTTCGACCAGGCCTGCCGGGTAAAGGCGGTGGAGTTGGCGGCGCGGCTCGCGGTGCCCTGCTACTTGAGCATCAATTTCCTGCCCAACGCCGTCTACCAGGCGGCGACCTGCATCCGCGCCACGCTGGAAGCGGCGAAGCGATTCGACTTTCCAACCCGGCGCATCATCTTCGAGATCACGGAGAACGAGCAGCTGGTGGAGAAGCAGCATCTCAAGGACATCCTGCTCGAATACAAGCGGCAAGGCTTCCAGACCGCGATCGACGATTTCGGCGCGGGGTATTCCGGCCTCGGGCTCCTGGCGGAGTTCCAGCCCGACATCATCAAGCTCGACATGCACCTCATCCGGAACATTCACCAGGACAAGGCCCGGACAGCCATCACCGAAGGCATTCTCGACATCTGCAAGGCACTGGGCATCCAGGTGGTCGCCGAGGGTGTCGAAACGGCAGGGGAATTCGCGAAGCTGCGCAGCCTGGGCGTGGACCTGTTCCAGGGCTACCTGTTCGCACGCCCCCGGTTCGAAGCCTTGCCAGCGGTCGCCTGGCCGGATGATGCGAATGTCTTGGAGCGCGAAGCATGA
- a CDS encoding formate dehydrogenase subunit gamma encodes MPDDSLHLPFVHDVLEREKATPGALLPVLHAIQDGVGYVPDAAVPEIAHALNLSVAEVRGVISFYHDFRTAPPARHTLRLCRAESCQSMGAEHLAAQLREQLSLDDHGTSADGQIALRPVYCLGACACSPALELDGRVHARLTPERLRELVNGCLEDGAC; translated from the coding sequence ATGCCTGATGATTCGCTTCACCTGCCCTTTGTTCACGATGTGCTGGAACGGGAGAAGGCCACCCCCGGTGCGCTGCTGCCGGTCCTGCACGCCATCCAGGATGGCGTCGGATATGTGCCCGATGCAGCCGTTCCCGAGATCGCCCATGCCTTGAACCTCAGCGTTGCCGAGGTGCGAGGGGTGATCAGCTTCTACCACGACTTCCGCACCGCCCCGCCCGCTCGCCACACCCTGCGCCTTTGCCGTGCCGAGTCGTGCCAGAGCATGGGCGCCGAGCACCTGGCCGCGCAGCTGCGCGAGCAGCTTTCCCTGGACGATCACGGCACCAGCGCCGATGGGCAGATAGCCCTGCGCCCGGTCTATTGCCTGGGTGCCTGCGCTTGCTCGCCGGCACTCGAGCTGGATGGCCGCGTGCATGCACGACTCACGCCCGAGCGCCTGCGCGAGCTGGTGAACGGCTGCCTGGAGGACGGAGCATGCTGA
- the fdhF gene encoding formate dehydrogenase subunit alpha has protein sequence MINYFDPASSSASEIDLGTPARESDVQVSLSIDGREISVPAGTSVMRAAALLGTSIPKLCATDSLEAFGSCRMCLVEIDGMRGYPASCTTPVTEGMVVRTQTPKLASLRRNVMELYISDHPLDCLTCPANGNCELQTVAGQVGLREVRYGYEGANHLSDEKDVSNPYFDYDPSKCIVCNRCVRACEETQGTFALTIAGRGFESRVAAAGGENFLDSECVSCGACVQACPTATLMEKSVVEIGQPERSVITTCAYCGVGCSFRAEMKGEQLVRMVPDKNGQANHGHSCVKGRFAWGYATHPDRITKPMIRKHIDDPWQEVSWDEAVTYAASEFRRIQLKYGRDSIGGITSSRCTNEETYLVQKLVRAAFGNNNVDTCARVCHSPTGYGLKQTLGESAGTQSFDSVMKADVVLVIGANPTDAHPVFGSQLKRRLREGAQLIVIDPRRIDLVDSPHARAELHLQLRPGTNVAMLNALAHVIVTEGLVNQPFVDARCEAADFARWRDFVSLPENSPEALGPVCGVPPEEIRAAARLYATGGNAAIYYGLGVTEHSQGSTAVMGIANLAMATGNIGREGVGVNPLRGQNNVQGSCDMGSFPHELPGYRHISNETVRHQFEQAWGVTLQPDPGLRIPNMFEAALDGSFKALYCQGEDIAQSDPNTQHVTAALSAMECVVVQDIFLNETAKFAHVFLPGSSFLEKDGTFTNAERRISRVRKVMEPLGGKADWEATVALANALGYRMDYKHPSEIMDEIARLTPTFTRVSYAELERHGSLQWPCNDATPDGTPTMHIEQFVRGKGRFMLTGYVPTEEKINSRYPLLLTTGRILSQYNVGAQTRRTDNVAWHEEDRLEIHPEDAESRGIHDGDWVGVGSRAGQTVLRAKVSERVAPGVVYTTFHFPESGANVITTDNSDWATNCPEYKVTAVEVTRVYHPSEWQKRYQAFSDEQRRLLKERRHAEKAEVRR, from the coding sequence ATGATCAATTACTTCGATCCTGCCAGTTCCAGCGCCAGCGAAATCGACCTCGGCACCCCTGCCCGCGAGAGCGACGTGCAGGTCAGCCTGAGCATCGACGGCCGCGAGATCAGCGTTCCCGCCGGCACCTCGGTGATGCGCGCCGCGGCGCTGCTGGGCACCAGCATTCCCAAGCTCTGCGCCACCGACAGCCTGGAAGCCTTCGGCTCCTGCCGCATGTGCCTGGTGGAAATCGACGGCATGCGCGGCTACCCCGCGTCCTGCACCACGCCGGTCACAGAGGGCATGGTCGTGCGCACGCAGACGCCGAAGCTCGCCTCACTGCGCCGCAACGTCATGGAGCTGTACATCTCCGACCACCCGCTCGACTGCCTGACCTGCCCGGCCAACGGCAACTGCGAGCTGCAGACGGTGGCCGGCCAGGTCGGCCTGCGCGAAGTGCGCTATGGCTACGAAGGCGCCAACCACCTGAGCGATGAGAAAGACGTCTCCAACCCCTACTTCGACTACGACCCGAGCAAGTGCATCGTCTGCAACCGCTGCGTGCGCGCCTGCGAGGAAACCCAGGGCACCTTCGCCCTGACCATCGCCGGGCGCGGCTTCGAGTCGCGCGTGGCAGCGGCCGGCGGCGAGAACTTCCTCGACTCCGAATGCGTCTCCTGTGGCGCCTGCGTGCAGGCCTGCCCCACCGCCACGCTGATGGAGAAGAGCGTGGTCGAGATCGGCCAGCCCGAGCGCAGCGTCATCACCACCTGCGCCTACTGCGGCGTGGGCTGCTCCTTCCGCGCCGAGATGAAGGGCGAGCAGCTGGTGCGCATGGTCCCGGACAAGAACGGCCAGGCCAACCACGGCCACTCCTGCGTCAAGGGCCGCTTCGCCTGGGGCTACGCCACCCACCCCGACCGCATCACCAAGCCGATGATCCGCAAGCACATCGACGATCCCTGGCAGGAAGTCAGCTGGGATGAAGCGGTGACCTATGCGGCTAGCGAATTCCGCCGCATCCAGCTCAAGTACGGGCGCGATTCCATCGGCGGCATCACCTCCAGCCGCTGCACCAACGAAGAGACCTACCTGGTGCAGAAGCTGGTGCGCGCGGCGTTTGGCAACAACAACGTCGACACCTGCGCCCGCGTCTGCCACTCGCCCACCGGCTACGGCCTGAAGCAGACCCTCGGCGAGTCCGCCGGCACCCAGAGCTTCGACTCGGTGATGAAGGCCGACGTGGTGCTGGTGATAGGCGCCAACCCGACCGACGCCCACCCGGTATTCGGCTCGCAGCTCAAGCGCCGCCTGCGCGAAGGTGCGCAGCTGATCGTCATCGACCCGCGCCGGATCGACCTGGTGGATTCGCCCCACGCCCGCGCCGAGCTGCACCTGCAACTGCGTCCGGGCACCAACGTGGCGATGCTCAACGCCCTTGCCCACGTAATCGTCACCGAAGGCCTGGTCAACCAGCCCTTCGTCGATGCGCGCTGCGAGGCGGCGGACTTCGCCCGCTGGCGCGACTTCGTCAGCCTGCCGGAGAACTCGCCCGAAGCCCTGGGCCCGGTGTGCGGCGTGCCGCCCGAGGAAATCCGCGCCGCCGCCCGGCTCTATGCCACCGGCGGCAACGCGGCCATCTACTACGGCCTGGGCGTTACCGAGCACAGCCAGGGCAGCACCGCGGTGATGGGCATCGCCAACCTCGCCATGGCCACCGGCAACATCGGCCGCGAAGGCGTGGGCGTGAACCCGCTGCGCGGCCAGAACAACGTCCAGGGCTCGTGCGACATGGGCTCCTTCCCCCACGAGTTGCCCGGCTACCGGCACATCTCCAACGAGACGGTGCGCCACCAGTTCGAGCAGGCCTGGGGCGTGACCCTGCAGCCCGATCCGGGCCTGCGCATCCCCAATATGTTCGAGGCAGCACTCGACGGCTCCTTCAAGGCGCTGTACTGCCAGGGCGAGGACATCGCCCAAAGCGACCCCAACACCCAGCACGTCACCGCCGCCCTCTCGGCGATGGAATGCGTGGTGGTGCAGGACATCTTCCTCAACGAGACGGCGAAGTTCGCCCACGTCTTCCTGCCGGGCAGCTCCTTCCTCGAGAAGGACGGCACCTTCACCAACGCCGAGCGGCGCATCTCCCGCGTGCGCAAGGTGATGGAGCCGCTGGGCGGCAAGGCCGACTGGGAAGCCACCGTGGCCCTGGCCAACGCCCTGGGCTACCGCATGGACTACAAGCATCCGTCGGAAATCATGGACGAGATCGCGCGCCTGACGCCGACCTTCACCCGCGTCAGCTACGCCGAGCTGGAGCGCCACGGCAGCCTGCAATGGCCGTGCAACGACGCCACGCCGGACGGCACCCCGACCATGCACATCGAGCAGTTCGTACGCGGCAAGGGGCGTTTCATGCTCACCGGCTACGTGCCCACCGAAGAGAAGATCAACAGCCGCTACCCGCTGCTGCTGACCACCGGGCGCATCCTCAGCCAGTACAACGTCGGCGCCCAGACCCGGCGCACCGACAACGTCGCCTGGCACGAGGAAGACCGCCTGGAGATCCACCCCGAGGACGCGGAAAGTCGGGGCATCCACGACGGCGACTGGGTCGGCGTGGGCAGCCGCGCCGGGCAGACGGTGCTGCGCGCGAAAGTCAGCGAGCGGGTGGCGCCGGGGGTGGTCTACACGACCTTCCACTTCCCCGAATCCGGCGCCAACGTGATCACCACCGACAACTCCGACTGGGCCACCAACTGCCCGGAATACAAGGTCACGGCGGTGGAAGTCACCCGCGTCTACCACCCCTCCGAGTGGCAGAAGCGCTACCAGGCGTTCAGCGACGAACAACGGCGCCTGCTCAAGGAACGCCGCCACGCCGAGAAAGCCGAGGTGCGCCGATGA